A part of Candidatus Cloacimonas sp. genomic DNA contains:
- a CDS encoding NFACT RNA binding domain-containing protein — protein MKYSFLKQWTLEMINYQSVIESVWLFPELLVLQNKDKKALCIVLGKRDTFVFLQNNFSPLQEGKKIWQQLANCHLTGISIAENDRLAYLELQQRDIYQQNKKYLLIAELMPHQPNAILVDADFKILDAIHKYSYADNPQRQILPGLIYAPPKTSFQPIIEEVSPPYPDGSSSCNDYFIYLYYNKFKQEEEAENRQKTNAALKKELQKLQKKKETLQQDLKNAENADFWLACAECLKTNLHNIKTGMQSFTAINYLDPALKTIEIPLQTDKSPQENLHLYLKKYHKAKNGLQIITKNLAQTETDIENIIELIAKVEKGELPDIGKLPSQPTGRKIVHNAILADKLLKLKVNDEFQIIIGRRAKENDYLTTQLARPYDYWFHSRIYHGSHIVLKCLKKTEPSPYLIELCCNLAAWFSKAKFSANVPVDYTQIRYVRKPRKSPPGLVTYTNFKSVYATPMSLKEVREKLS, from the coding sequence ATGAAATATTCTTTTTTAAAGCAATGGACACTGGAAATGATTAACTATCAATCGGTAATAGAAAGCGTTTGGCTTTTCCCTGAGCTTTTAGTATTGCAAAATAAAGATAAAAAAGCCCTTTGTATCGTGCTCGGTAAACGCGATACTTTTGTGTTTCTGCAAAATAATTTCAGTCCGCTTCAGGAAGGGAAAAAAATCTGGCAGCAGCTTGCCAATTGTCATCTTACAGGCATTTCTATCGCCGAAAATGATCGCCTTGCCTATTTGGAACTTCAGCAAAGGGATATCTATCAGCAAAATAAAAAATATTTGCTTATCGCCGAATTGATGCCTCATCAACCCAATGCCATTTTAGTTGATGCAGATTTTAAAATTTTGGACGCCATTCATAAATACAGCTATGCAGATAATCCCCAAAGACAAATTTTACCAGGGCTTATCTACGCTCCTCCGAAAACATCTTTTCAGCCAATTATTGAAGAGGTCTCTCCCCCTTATCCTGATGGAAGTTCCTCCTGCAACGATTATTTTATTTATCTGTATTATAATAAGTTTAAGCAGGAAGAAGAGGCAGAAAACCGCCAAAAAACGAACGCTGCCCTAAAGAAAGAACTGCAAAAATTACAAAAAAAGAAAGAGACCTTACAGCAAGACCTGAAAAATGCAGAAAATGCTGATTTTTGGCTTGCCTGCGCCGAATGTTTGAAAACCAATCTGCATAATATCAAAACCGGTATGCAGAGCTTTACTGCAATCAATTATCTTGACCCTGCATTAAAGACAATAGAAATCCCTTTACAAACGGACAAAAGCCCTCAGGAAAATCTGCATTTATATCTGAAAAAGTATCATAAAGCCAAGAACGGCTTGCAGATAATTACCAAAAATCTGGCACAGACGGAAACAGATATTGAAAATATAATAGAACTTATCGCCAAAGTGGAAAAAGGGGAATTGCCTGATATCGGAAAACTGCCCTCCCAACCAACCGGACGCAAAATCGTGCACAACGCTATTCTTGCCGATAAACTTCTCAAATTGAAGGTTAATGATGAGTTTCAAATTATCATCGGCCGCCGTGCCAAAGAAAATGATTATTTAACTACACAGCTGGCAAGACCTTATGACTATTGGTTTCACAGCCGAATTTATCACGGTTCGCACATCGTTTTAAAATGCCTGAAAAAAACAGAGCCAAGTCCTTATCTAATTGAACTTTGCTGCAATTTGGCTGCCTGGTTTTCCAAAGCCAAATTTTCTGCCAATGTTCCCGTGGACTACACTCAAATACGCTATGTGCGAAAACCGCGTAAAAGTCCCCCTGGATTAGTTACTTACACGAATTTTAAAAGCGTTTATGCCACGCCGATGAGCTTAAAAGAAGTGCGGGAAAAACTTTCTTGA
- the recO gene encoding DNA repair protein RecO: protein MKTKLQAILIKQSQYSESSLILQFFSLQQGTISVIAKGILQKREQLQLLPLCEYELLAYEPKEQGLWLFSEANIIRNFSVYPGSATWATAETGLELISHLIISQEDIATIYNLTIAYLEYLKKVKNNAILIFWRFLNRIIILSGIGNPLSNCCLCNNALSLPAAYLKSKGGFVCENCLPEIYPGDALLILSPPARKILLLLPEIGNHLEEITLNRAIVNEINTAFTLYWQTHHKQTLHLKGLSVLAQFYNA from the coding sequence TTGAAAACAAAACTGCAGGCAATCCTCATCAAACAAAGCCAGTATAGCGAAAGCAGTTTAATTCTGCAATTTTTTTCCCTGCAGCAGGGAACTATAAGTGTTATCGCTAAAGGCATTCTTCAAAAAAGGGAACAACTGCAATTACTCCCTCTTTGTGAGTATGAATTGCTTGCCTACGAACCTAAAGAACAAGGTTTATGGCTTTTCAGCGAAGCAAATATTATCCGCAATTTTTCTGTTTATCCCGGTTCTGCCACCTGGGCAACTGCCGAAACTGGCTTGGAACTAATTAGCCATCTTATTATTTCCCAGGAAGATATAGCTACAATTTATAACCTCACTATTGCCTATCTGGAATACCTGAAAAAAGTGAAAAACAACGCTATTCTCATCTTTTGGCGTTTTTTAAACAGAATAATTATCCTCAGCGGTATCGGCAATCCCTTAAGTAATTGCTGTTTATGCAATAATGCTTTATCGCTGCCTGCTGCGTATCTGAAAAGTAAAGGGGGCTTCGTTTGCGAAAATTGTCTGCCGGAAATTTACCCCGGCGATGCCTTGTTAATTCTTTCACCCCCGGCAAGAAAAATTTTGCTCCTGCTGCCGGAAATTGGCAATCATCTGGAAGAGATAACTCTAAACAGGGCAATCGTTAACGAAATTAACACTGCTTTCACCCTCTATTGGCAGACGCATCATAAACAAACCCTGCACCTGAAGGGACTTTCCGTTTTAGCTCAATTCTACAATGCCTGA